In a genomic window of Sulfurimonas denitrificans DSM 1251:
- a CDS encoding 7TM diverse intracellular signaling domain-containing protein gives MKLLFILLFLLTNIFAATTINISQINDGIKTAPFQELSLIDTKLPSIDLAFSNELHWIQSKKSFFGWINKIAVVKFTLFNDSNETRTLFLRHARLGTDNIDFWVLKEKKVINHWFMGDRLPLAQRPIQSINSAVKITIQPKEELQIVSQITTSGVLDTNYEIFFEKTFLTQSKWQVVWWSIFSGVMLMLVLYNIVNFFGLKEKSFLIHSLYVIFVTINNLGIYGFLYYLNLTDDYKLVDTMLYTTMPLALIFHILYPIFLFSLKEKTPKLTYILITISIIYGLIGSYFIFGYWNQDILKNAKYILVSATAIWIVIFLVSIYIISKNYTGSLFYFLSQIFVIFRVIYLVLILNSDSISMGLQAAMLSSFFVIMEALFITIGMSYRINKELKEKEFHQNIAKLYERYIYMGSYTSNIIHQWKSPLNHLGTLVTLLKAYNDKNIEINKEEYQSQLKELETITENLTKISAEVYGYLSNTSSTEPLNIKELITNVFRYFEKDIQHVEIQNIDRDVYITANRATLSQILLVLISNSLNIFKQRDIKNPKIEFFITKEVDGSYKFYVKDNGGGVDKKISHKIFCPYITTTNGLGSGLFVAKKLVTDKLSGNLILQNDKNELGGATFVICAKDSYSL, from the coding sequence ATGAAATTATTATTTATTTTACTGTTTTTACTTACAAATATCTTTGCTGCTACAACGATTAATATAAGTCAAATAAACGATGGTATCAAAACTGCTCCTTTTCAAGAGCTTAGCTTGATTGATACTAAACTACCAAGCATTGATTTAGCATTTAGTAATGAACTGCATTGGATTCAAAGTAAAAAGAGTTTCTTTGGTTGGATAAATAAAATAGCAGTTGTGAAATTTACTCTCTTTAATGACTCCAATGAGACAAGAACTCTCTTCTTGCGACATGCAAGACTGGGCACTGATAATATAGATTTTTGGGTGCTAAAAGAGAAAAAGGTAATAAATCATTGGTTTATGGGAGATAGGCTTCCACTTGCACAAAGACCCATACAAAGTATCAATAGTGCAGTAAAAATCACTATACAGCCAAAAGAAGAACTTCAAATAGTAAGCCAAATCACTACCTCTGGTGTACTAGATACAAATTATGAAATATTTTTTGAAAAAACTTTTTTAACTCAATCTAAATGGCAAGTAGTTTGGTGGAGTATTTTTAGTGGCGTAATGCTGATGCTTGTCCTATACAATATTGTTAACTTTTTTGGATTAAAAGAAAAATCTTTTTTAATACATAGTTTATATGTAATATTTGTTACGATAAATAATCTTGGAATATATGGTTTTTTATACTATCTAAATCTAACAGACGACTATAAATTAGTAGATACTATGCTTTATACGACTATGCCATTGGCACTAATATTTCATATTTTATATCCAATTTTTCTATTTTCATTAAAAGAAAAAACACCAAAACTAACGTATATACTCATCACTATTTCAATCATCTATGGGCTTATAGGATCTTATTTTATATTTGGTTATTGGAACCAAGATATTCTTAAAAATGCAAAATATATATTAGTTTCTGCTACTGCAATATGGATTGTAATCTTTCTTGTTTCAATATACATAATATCTAAAAATTATACAGGTTCATTGTTTTACTTTTTATCTCAGATATTTGTGATTTTTAGGGTTATATACTTAGTCTTAATACTTAACTCAGATTCGATTAGTATGGGACTTCAAGCTGCAATGCTTTCCTCCTTTTTTGTAATTATGGAGGCTTTGTTTATTACAATTGGTATGAGTTATCGAATCAATAAAGAGCTAAAAGAAAAAGAGTTTCACCAAAATATTGCCAAACTCTACGAACGATATATCTACATGGGAAGTTACACTTCAAATATTATCCATCAATGGAAAAGTCCACTTAACCATTTAGGCACTCTAGTAACTCTTCTAAAAGCATATAATGATAAAAATATAGAGATAAATAAAGAGGAGTATCAAAGCCAATTAAAAGAGCTCGAAACTATAACTGAGAATCTAACAAAAATATCCGCTGAAGTTTATGGATATTTAAGCAACACAAGTAGTACAGAACCTCTCAATATCAAAGAATTAATCACAAATGTGTTTCGTTATTTTGAAAAAGATATTCAGCATGTTGAGATACAAAACATTGATCGTGATGTTTATATCACAGCAAACAGAGCAACACTTAGTCAAATTTTACTTGTCTTAATCTCAAATAGCCTAAATATTTTTAAACAAAGAGATATTAAAAATCCAAAAATAGAATTTTTCATTACAAAAGAAGTTGATGGCAGTTACAAATTTTATGTAAAAGATAATGGCGGTGGCGTAGATAAAAAGATTTCTCATAAAATATTTTGTCCATATATTACTACCACTAACGGACTAGGAAGTGGTTTGTTTGTAGCTAAAAAGCTCGTAACAGATAAATTAAGCGGTAATCTTATACTTCAAAATGATAAAAATGAACTTGGAGGGGCCACTTTTGTAATATGTGCTAAAGACTCTTACTCACTTTAA
- a CDS encoding response regulator, giving the protein MEILKSYNAIIVDDDKNISSNMFKLLKLYFKEVHSFEDAESAFEFIQENSVSIIISDIELPGMNELKFAKKVKEFDESIEILILTSFATLEYLKEAASLHLIDYLEKPISLDKLESILQICAQKLKKNLHYNILISKNIIINFYKKELSVKEEVHKLSHRESSLLEILLHDKGKVVSKEFLMQELWQDTEGTNAALRNLLLRLRKKLGDKKIIQNHQNYGYYIE; this is encoded by the coding sequence ATGGAAATATTAAAAAGTTATAATGCAATCATTGTTGATGACGACAAAAATATTTCTAGTAATATGTTTAAACTTCTAAAACTCTACTTCAAAGAAGTCCACTCTTTTGAAGATGCGGAGTCTGCTTTTGAGTTTATACAAGAAAACAGTGTATCTATCATTATCAGCGATATTGAACTGCCTGGCATGAACGAATTAAAATTTGCAAAAAAGGTAAAAGAGTTTGATGAAAGTATTGAAATACTTATTTTGACCTCGTTTGCAACACTAGAGTATCTCAAAGAAGCAGCCAGTTTGCATCTTATTGACTATCTTGAAAAGCCTATTTCTCTTGATAAATTAGAATCAATTTTACAAATATGCGCTCAAAAATTAAAGAAAAATTTACACTACAATATTTTAATATCTAAGAACATCATAATTAACTTTTATAAAAAAGAGCTCTCCGTCAAAGAGGAAGTTCATAAATTATCACATAGAGAGAGTTCATTACTAGAGATTTTACTACACGACAAAGGTAAAGTAGTGTCAAAAGAATTTTTAATGCAAGAGTTATGGCAAGACACGGAAGGAACAAATGCAGCTCTTAGAAATCTACTCTTGAGACTTAGAAAAAAACTTGGCGATAAAAAGATTATACAAAATCATCAAAACTACGGATACTATATAGAATGA
- a CDS encoding filamentous hemagglutinin N-terminal domain-containing protein, with amino-acid sequence MKSFMNNLEYSSRFRILKGGKISLVVSALIGSITILSASPTGGVVTSGVANISQSGSATNITQSSQKATINWQNFSIGANETVNFAQPNVNAIALNRIVGNERSVIEGALNANGQVWILNSNGVLFNKSASINTAGLVATTKNISDADFNAGNYNFTGESTASAINMGTINISDSGYASLLAEKVGNAGTITAYKGKITLTGANEATINLNGNSLVSLTVDKGVLDAMVINKGAIIADGGAIYLTTNAVDELLKGVVNNTGIIEANSLEGVTGYVELFAHGGTAQVDGTIKAEGGFVETSGKVLDIKPSVIVKADKWLLDPVDIVIYHDDGGEKHDSTFIDIKGDDDEGYVGEDDINFWNDSYENPTTPLDEVSNPTDPSNLLTFSDATSYIADSTIELAINAGTSVYITTFNDGKSGNGDITLQSGVSIINSSTGRDWQDYSVGLYLYANRNIIADNVTIGGDSADHPLNVYFRANQAEISKINFKVDGGEEEAYYYTSPQHIEESKTAQDSITSDQFTGYIKVTNSTFNTFGGGVGFKGANYLYYTRGDATNPGVLLQDSTINTGGEGVEDSGSVSLTGGNSALGGIGVKIDNSTIDTSAGYIDISGVATNGDAISISGGSVLKANRIEMEGAVFANGTTSSGSVGIRIKNTTITSTAVELQAEDGYNSNDERFPTLTGVDSDYTQNNKAVGISLEGGAVFDELSSGEGISFSIYDYSFYGVSLGDSSNGGATIGSTTGPLNMWYNKSALGVATPFQYVGDAPLTLQSNGSGTITLTNNSYDPSNGDSPYPTIVGETTMGSAQGIWFSDTDLNKWVKASAFDKVIINDGNSQSSVIVQNYNLASPVASTFFHGETITLKDTATITRSPENMAFVTWASDEANTFNDEGATFTGEGNYYVYVKNSNAVTQTALSLIDGNYHYDYDTNEFTNNESGSNPPVGSYVLCSDGTCGELLNGGSGGSGEEESGGSGGSGGSGGSGGSGGSGGSGGGGSYTPPAPTPPPPVVVVPPVVTPPVQAQKIADVVTTIVNTNSVKVELPKEVTTQVNTNFTSSVAATVVAPKTTITSSPMLATLETKLGITAGEGVSLSSITIEGTPTEIVTLSQLQTMSDSQPQANSSDNAASTTVTETRVALSENSIIDLINGGVHLPEGVDQQFYVTKTPKKKSN; translated from the coding sequence ATGAAAAGCTTTATGAATAATCTTGAATATAGTTCAAGATTTAGGATATTAAAAGGCGGAAAGATTAGCTTAGTCGTCTCTGCTTTAATAGGAAGTATCACAATACTTTCAGCTTCGCCGACAGGCGGAGTAGTAACAAGCGGTGTTGCAAACATCTCTCAAAGCGGCTCAGCCACCAACATAACCCAAAGCTCCCAAAAAGCCACCATCAACTGGCAAAACTTCTCTATCGGTGCAAATGAGACAGTTAATTTTGCTCAGCCAAATGTAAATGCTATCGCTCTTAACCGTATAGTTGGAAATGAGAGAAGTGTAATAGAGGGAGCACTAAACGCAAACGGACAAGTTTGGATACTAAACTCAAACGGTGTGCTTTTTAACAAAAGTGCAAGTATAAACACAGCAGGACTTGTAGCTACAACAAAAAATATCTCAGATGCAGACTTTAACGCAGGTAACTATAACTTTACAGGCGAGAGTACAGCAAGCGCTATCAACATGGGAACTATCAACATCTCGGATAGTGGTTACGCATCATTACTTGCTGAGAAAGTTGGAAATGCTGGAACTATCACAGCGTATAAAGGGAAAATTACCCTAACTGGTGCAAATGAAGCAACCATCAACCTAAATGGAAACTCACTTGTAAGCCTCACAGTAGATAAAGGTGTGCTTGATGCAATGGTTATCAACAAAGGTGCAATCATCGCCGATGGCGGAGCAATCTACTTAACAACAAATGCAGTAGATGAACTACTCAAAGGTGTTGTTAACAATACAGGAATAATTGAAGCAAATTCACTAGAGGGTGTAACGGGGTATGTGGAACTTTTTGCACATGGTGGAACGGCACAGGTTGATGGAACCATCAAAGCTGAGGGTGGGTTTGTCGAAACATCTGGAAAAGTTTTAGATATCAAACCAAGTGTTATCGTCAAAGCAGACAAATGGCTGTTAGACCCAGTGGATATCGTGATTTATCATGATGATGGCGGTGAAAAACACGATTCTACTTTTATTGATATCAAAGGGGATGATGATGAGGGCTATGTTGGAGAAGATGATATTAATTTTTGGAATGATTCCTACGAAAACCCAACAACACCATTAGATGAAGTGTCGAACCCAACTGACCCAAGTAACTTGTTAACTTTTTCGGATGCTACTTCATATATTGCCGATAGCACGATTGAACTTGCAATCAACGCAGGAACAAGTGTCTATATCACAACCTTTAATGATGGGAAATCTGGAAACGGTGACATCACACTCCAATCGGGCGTTTCCATCATCAACTCAAGTACAGGAAGAGATTGGCAAGATTACTCTGTTGGACTCTATCTTTATGCTAATCGCAATATTATTGCCGATAATGTAACGATTGGCGGAGATAGTGCGGATCATCCGCTTAATGTTTATTTTCGTGCCAACCAAGCAGAAATTTCAAAAATAAATTTTAAGGTGGATGGAGGGGAAGAAGAAGCTTATTATTATACTTCTCCTCAACACATCGAAGAAAGTAAGACTGCGCAAGATTCGATAACAAGTGACCAATTTACAGGGTACATCAAAGTAACCAACTCTACTTTCAATACCTTTGGTGGCGGAGTGGGATTTAAAGGAGCCAACTATTTATACTACACAAGAGGCGATGCGACCAATCCAGGGGTGTTATTACAAGATAGCACTATCAATACTGGAGGAGAAGGTGTTGAGGATTCAGGCTCTGTCTCTCTAACTGGAGGCAATAGCGCACTAGGAGGAATTGGGGTTAAAATAGATAATTCTACGATTGATACATCTGCAGGATATATTGATATTAGTGGAGTAGCAACCAATGGTGATGCGATAAGTATTTCTGGAGGCTCTGTTTTAAAAGCGAATCGTATTGAGATGGAAGGTGCTGTATTTGCCAATGGTACGACATCCTCAGGCAGTGTGGGCATCCGCATTAAAAACACAACTATAACATCCACTGCAGTGGAACTACAAGCAGAAGATGGCTATAACAGCAATGATGAAAGATTTCCTACCCTAACTGGTGTTGATAGTGATTATACTCAAAACAATAAGGCGGTAGGTATAAGCTTGGAGGGGGGAGCTGTATTTGATGAACTCTCATCAGGAGAGGGCATCTCTTTTTCAATTTATGATTACAGCTTTTATGGGGTAAGTTTAGGAGATAGCTCCAACGGAGGTGCAACAATCGGCTCAACCACTGGACCACTCAACATGTGGTATAACAAATCTGCTTTAGGAGTTGCCACACCGTTTCAGTATGTAGGAGATGCCCCTTTAACACTTCAATCTAATGGCAGTGGAACTATTACATTAACCAATAATTCTTATGATCCAAGTAATGGAGATTCTCCGTATCCGACAATTGTTGGTGAAACTACTATGGGAAGTGCTCAAGGAATTTGGTTTAGTGATACAGATTTAAATAAATGGGTAAAAGCGTCCGCATTCGACAAAGTGATTATTAATGATGGAAATTCGCAAAGTAGTGTGATTGTGCAAAACTATAATCTTGCAAGTCCAGTTGCAAGCACATTTTTTCATGGTGAAACCATTACTCTTAAAGATACTGCCACTATTACCAGAAGTCCAGAGAACATGGCTTTTGTGACTTGGGCATCCGACGAAGCTAATACTTTTAATGATGAAGGGGCTACATTTACTGGTGAGGGTAATTATTATGTGTATGTTAAGAATAGCAATGCTGTAACACAAACGGCATTGTCATTAATAGACGGAAATTATCATTACGATTATGATACCAATGAGTTTACAAATAATGAGAGTGGAAGTAACCCACCTGTCGGTAGCTATGTACTTTGTTCAGATGGAACTTGCGGAGAACTATTGAATGGAGGCTCAGGAGGTTCAGGTGAAGAAGAGTCAGGCGGTTCAGGAGGTTCAGGAGGTTCAGGAGGTTCTGGAGGTTCTGGAGGTTCTGGAGGTTCTGGAGGCGGTGGAAGTTATACGCCACCAGCTCCAACACCACCACCACCAGTTGTGGTAGTTCCTCCAGTTGTAACTCCGCCAGTTCAAGCTCAAAAGATAGCAGATGTGGTAACAACTATAGTAAACACAAACTCAGTAAAAGTAGAACTTCCTAAAGAGGTAACCACGCAGGTAAATACAAACTTTACATCATCAGTAGCTGCTACAGTTGTAGCACCTAAGACAACTATAACAAGCAGCCCTATGTTGGCAACTCTTGAGACTAAACTTGGTATTACCGCAGGAGAGGGAGTATCTCTATCTTCTATAACTATAGAGGGAACGCCAACAGAAATTGTTACTCTAAGCCAACTCCAAACTATGTCAGATAGCCAACCACAAGCAAATAGCTCAGATAACGCAGCTAGCACTACAGTTACAGAAACTAGAGTAGCCCTTAGCGAAAACTCTATCATAGACCTTATAAACGGTGGAGTGCATCTACCAGAGGGCGTAGATCAACAGTTCTATGTAACTAAAACTCCTAAGAAAAAAAGTAACTAA
- a CDS encoding ShlB/FhaC/HecB family hemolysin secretion/activation protein, translating into MKIMKITNLTAKALTLSFVTSSLLVGASIPSSSDIQREVQPPKDLPKKVTPLVEVGGVQKYAPVMQDDKSGKTIFVKSFKITGAIHMSESKLQSLIGSYMDKELTFAQLQEVASIITKEYRANGYFVARAYIPIQSMQDGVVEIAIIEGNYGKFILENNSHVRTPIVQAMLDDVKSANIVSTNTLERAMLIINDTPGAKVTAADVKPRQEVGTSDFAITTETKPWYDGYILGDNYGSRYTGENRLMVGVNLNSLAGLGDKLSLSGLMSSERDLKNGRIAYSVPLMANGLRAEVGYSKTDYSLAQEYKSLDAYGTSNTLDATLSYPIIRTRLETLRVSSTLAIKSLNDKQAGVTTSDKDAKSINLALSYTKEQKLFGLDSQINSGVSYTYGDLKFIDAASKIADAAGANTQGNYSKVNGYVGISTLLPQELTLQTNLQAQKALGGKNLDGSEDMSIGGSNGVKLFPDSEHSAENALLWSIELTRALPTINNYSHKFGLFYDVGYASMQDDSKDPTFQNRTLQDVGVSYYASYKSLFAKAQVATAIGSEEVTSEPKYSTRVLVQGGVSF; encoded by the coding sequence ATGAAAATAATGAAAATAACAAATTTAACAGCTAAAGCACTGACTTTATCATTTGTAACAAGCTCACTTCTCGTTGGGGCTTCTATCCCCTCAAGCAGCGATATCCAAAGAGAGGTTCAACCTCCAAAAGACCTACCAAAAAAAGTAACTCCTTTGGTTGAAGTAGGTGGTGTGCAAAAGTATGCACCTGTTATGCAAGATGATAAAAGCGGAAAAACAATCTTTGTAAAAAGCTTTAAAATCACAGGTGCTATTCACATGTCAGAATCAAAGCTTCAATCTCTCATTGGCTCTTACATGGACAAAGAGTTAACATTTGCACAGCTTCAAGAGGTAGCTTCTATCATCACTAAAGAGTATCGTGCCAATGGCTACTTTGTGGCTCGTGCTTATATCCCTATTCAGAGTATGCAAGATGGTGTTGTAGAGATTGCAATCATAGAGGGAAACTACGGTAAGTTTATACTAGAGAATAACTCACATGTAAGAACACCGATAGTCCAAGCGATGCTTGATGATGTAAAGAGTGCAAACATAGTAAGCACAAATACACTAGAGCGTGCTATGCTTATCATAAATGACACCCCCGGTGCAAAAGTAACAGCAGCAGATGTTAAACCTAGGCAAGAAGTAGGAACAAGTGACTTTGCTATAACAACAGAAACTAAACCTTGGTACGACGGCTATATTTTAGGCGATAACTACGGAAGCAGATATACAGGCGAAAATAGACTAATGGTAGGAGTAAACCTTAACTCTCTTGCAGGTTTAGGAGATAAGCTCAGTCTAAGTGGGCTTATGAGTAGTGAGAGAGATTTAAAAAACGGAAGAATTGCTTACAGTGTTCCTCTTATGGCAAATGGTCTTAGAGCAGAGGTAGGTTACTCTAAAACAGATTACTCTTTAGCTCAAGAGTACAAATCTCTTGATGCTTATGGAACATCAAACACACTTGATGCAACTCTATCTTATCCAATCATCAGAACAAGATTAGAGACTCTAAGAGTCTCATCTACTCTAGCAATAAAGAGTTTAAATGATAAACAAGCAGGAGTAACCACAAGCGATAAAGATGCTAAGTCAATCAACCTTGCCCTCTCTTACACTAAAGAGCAAAAACTCTTTGGACTTGACTCACAGATAAACTCAGGAGTCTCATACACTTATGGAGATTTAAAGTTTATTGACGCTGCCTCAAAAATAGCAGATGCAGCAGGAGCAAACACACAGGGAAACTACTCTAAAGTAAATGGTTATGTTGGTATTTCAACGCTACTGCCACAAGAGCTAACACTTCAAACTAACCTACAAGCTCAAAAAGCTCTAGGCGGTAAAAACCTTGATGGAAGTGAAGATATGTCCATAGGTGGAAGTAACGGTGTTAAACTATTTCCAGATTCAGAACACAGCGCAGAAAATGCCTTACTCTGGAGTATTGAGTTAACAAGAGCACTCCCTACAATAAATAACTACTCTCATAAATTTGGACTATTCTATGACGTTGGATATGCTTCAATGCAAGATGACAGTAAAGACCCTACTTTTCAAAACAGAACTCTTCAAGATGTAGGAGTAAGTTACTACGCTTCATACAAATCACTATTTGCTAAAGCTCAAGTTGCAACTGCAATAGGTAGTGAAGAAGTAACAAGTGAACCTAAGTACAGCACTAGGGTTTTAGTTCAGGGTGGGGTTAGTTTTTAG